In Acidobacteriota bacterium, a single window of DNA contains:
- a CDS encoding 3-hydroxybutyryl-CoA dehydrogenase (converts (S)-3-hydroxybutanoyl-CoA to 3-acetoacetyl-CoA): protein MEIQRVGVIGAGTMGNGIAHVLARSGYNVVLCEVAQQFLDRGLVMIRKNLEREVAKNKITAEDSAAAIARIHGAVDRTALADCDFVVEAATEKFEVKSEIFRDIDKICRPEIVLASNTSSISITKIAALTRRPDRVIGMHFFNPVPVMKLVEVIRGLATSDETYQLTKRLAEKLGKTPVEVNDAPGFVSNRVLMPLLNEAMYSVMEGVATPEAVDEVFKLGMAHPMGPLTLADFIGLDVCLDIMRVLHEGLGDPKYRPCPLLVKMVDAGWLGKKSGRGFYRY, encoded by the coding sequence GTGGAAATTCAGAGGGTAGGCGTCATCGGCGCCGGAACAATGGGCAATGGGATCGCTCATGTGCTCGCCAGAAGCGGCTACAACGTAGTCTTATGCGAAGTGGCACAGCAGTTTCTCGATCGCGGTCTGGTTATGATTCGCAAGAACCTGGAGCGCGAAGTAGCGAAAAACAAGATCACGGCAGAGGACAGTGCGGCAGCGATTGCACGCATTCACGGCGCAGTGGATCGTACTGCGCTTGCTGACTGTGACTTCGTCGTCGAGGCCGCCACTGAAAAGTTCGAGGTTAAATCTGAGATTTTTCGCGATATCGACAAGATCTGCCGTCCTGAGATCGTGCTTGCCAGCAACACTTCTTCTATATCGATTACAAAGATCGCGGCGCTCACGCGCCGTCCAGACAGAGTAATTGGCATGCACTTCTTCAATCCAGTGCCGGTGATGAAGCTCGTAGAAGTAATCCGCGGTCTGGCGACGTCGGACGAAACCTATCAACTCACGAAGCGATTGGCAGAAAAGCTTGGCAAAACACCAGTGGAGGTCAACGACGCTCCCGGCTTCGTCTCTAACCGCGTGCTCATGCCGTTATTGAACGAGGCTATGTATTCCGTCATGGAAGGCGTCGCGACTCCCGAAGCGGTCGATGAGGTTTTCAAATTGGGAATGGCGCATCCCATGGGACCTCTCACTCTGGCCGACTTCATTGGCCTGGACGTCTGTCTTGACATCATGCGCGTTCTCCACGAGGGCCTGGGCGATCCCAAATATCGTCCGTGCCCGCTTCTGGTCAAGATGGTGGACGCGGGATGGCTTGGTAAAAAGAGCGGAAGAGGCTTTTATCGGTACTAA